The following proteins are encoded in a genomic region of Zea mays cultivar B73 chromosome 9, Zm-B73-REFERENCE-NAM-5.0, whole genome shotgun sequence:
- the LOC103638555 gene encoding uncharacterized protein isoform X2 — MNPYLENNFLVRLMEEMEEEEEELQLARYMVNRRRRALNERRHGGSIPGRVRIHRDHMSGDARIRADYFGANPVYTDAQFRRRFRMRRHVFERLVHAVQQVDPYFIQRPNCAVLADTTQGSMEERNDFVNQRYNQLKDRNKYTQLQVDLIHHHWARHGSGVA; from the exons ATGAATCCGTACTTAGAAAACAATTTTCTTGTGCGCTTGATGGAAGAaatggaagaggaagaagaagagttgcAGTTGGCGAGGTACATGGTCAATAGGAGGCGACGTGCACTCAATGAGCGTCGTCATGGAGGTTCGATTCCCGGGCGTGTTAGGATTCATCGTGATCACATGAGCGGCGATGCAAGAATCCGAGCGGACTACTTTGGAGCCAACCCGGTGTACACGGATGCTCAATTTCGTAGGAG GTTCCGCATGCGTCGCCATGTTTTTGAGCGCCTTGTTCATGCTGTGCAACAAGTGGATCCTTATTTTATTCAACGTCCAAATTGTGCGG TGCTGGCAGACACAACTCAAGGTTCAATGGAAGAGCGCAACGACTTCGTCAATCAAAGGTACAACCAACTGAAAGACCGCAACAAATATACTCAGCTTCAGGTTGATCTCATACACCATCACTGGGCGCGGCATGGATCCGGAGTTGCATAG
- the LOC103638555 gene encoding protein ALP1-like isoform X1, protein MNPYLENNFLVRLMEEMEEEEEELQLARYMVNRRRRALNERRHGGSIPGRVRIHRDHMSGDARIRADYFGANPVYTDAQFRRRFRMRRHVFERLVHAVQQVDPYFIQRPNCAGEMGLSALQKVVAAVRILAYGIPADVVDEYVRIGESTAHDALKHFCTAVQTAFAPYYLRAPNAEDIARLLQVGESRGFPGMLGSVDCMHWEWRNCPSSWKGMFTGRGKHPTMILEAVASYDLWIWHAYFGLPGSCNDINVLHRSNLFERHLSGDTPPVSFTVNGHTYNMGYYLADGIYPDWPAFVKTIRNPYDVRTQHFATIQESARKDIERAFGVLQKRWGVVRGPAYGWSPEHIGDIMKTCIILHNMIVEDEGPLSLNTTFENIAVLADTTQGSMEERNDFVNQRYNQLKDRNKYTQLQVDLIHHHWARHGSGVA, encoded by the exons ATGAATCCGTACTTAGAAAACAATTTTCTTGTGCGCTTGATGGAAGAaatggaagaggaagaagaagagttgcAGTTGGCGAGGTACATGGTCAATAGGAGGCGACGTGCACTCAATGAGCGTCGTCATGGAGGTTCGATTCCCGGGCGTGTTAGGATTCATCGTGATCACATGAGCGGCGATGCAAGAATCCGAGCGGACTACTTTGGAGCCAACCCGGTGTACACGGATGCTCAATTTCGTAGGAG GTTCCGCATGCGTCGCCATGTTTTTGAGCGCCTTGTTCATGCTGTGCAACAAGTGGATCCTTATTTTATTCAACGTCCAAATTGTGCGGGTGAGATGGGTCTTTCTGCTctacagaaagttgttgctgctGTTCGAATCCTTGCTTACGGTATTCCAGCTGATGTCGTTGACGAATACGTGCGTATTGGCGAATCTACTGCTCATGATGCATTGAAACACTTTTGCACGGCCGTCCAAACCGCGTTTGCTCCGTATTATCTCCGTGCACCAAATGCAGAAGATATCGCACGCCTTCTCCAGGTTGGCGAGTCACGTGGGTTTCCTGGTATGCttggtagtgttgattgcatgcattgggagtggcgtaACTGCCCAAGTTCATGGAAGGGGATGTTTACAGGGCGTGGTAAACATCCTACCATGATCTTGGAAGCTGTTGCGTCGTATGACCTGTGGATATGGCATGCATATTTTGGTCTGCCAGGTAGTTGCAACGACATAAATGTTCTTCACCGTTCAAACCTTTTCGAAAGGCATCTTAGCGGTGACACACCACCTGTTTCATTCACTGTGAATGGGCACACGTACAATATGGGATATTACCTAGCAGACGGGATTTACCCTGACTGGCCCGCTTTTGTGAAGACAATTCGTAACCCCTACGACGTTAGAACCCAACACTTTGCAACAATTCAAGAGTCTGCTCGAAAAGATATAGAACGAGCTTTCGGTGTACTACAGAAGAGATGGGGTGTGGTCCGTGGCCCTGCATACGGTTGGAGTCCTGAACACATTGGGGACATCATGAAAACTTGCATAATATTGCACAACATGATAGTAGAAGACGAAGGTCCATTGTCTTTGAACACAACCTTTGAAAACATCGCAGTGCTGGCAGACACAACTCAAGGTTCAATGGAAGAGCGCAACGACTTCGTCAATCAAAGGTACAACCAACTGAAAGACCGCAACAAATATACTCAGCTTCAGGTTGATCTCATACACCATCACTGGGCGCGGCATGGATCCGGAGTTGCATAG
- the LOC100282117 gene encoding uncharacterized protein isoform X1 translates to MAYIAFVLPTQIRGGPRANQLRLQEVEQRPPPRAMVKPGKRTSRGRQKIEIRRIDNKESRQVTQCKRKGGLLKKASELHLLCGAQVAIIVFKRRDPERKEVPVPPRGQRDDGGLAFAMGTPSVDHVLHRCGLLHADEGLTAIQDVGAIAAERAVMEARAGQTEQTRALVEAEKARNDAIGQKVLQAVEVTGRRFWWEVDVGVLGEAELPVFTSQLQRLRDSVRLQANKSRTSATPAGVAAPWLPLG, encoded by the coding sequence ATGGCATACATCGCGTTCGTGTTGCCTACTCAGATCAGAGGCGGGCCTCGAGCGAACCAGCTGAGATTGCAAGAAGTAGAGCAGCGGCCGCCGCCAAGGGCCATGGTGAAGCCGGGAAAGAGAACGAGCAGGGGGCGCCAGAAAATTGAGATCCGCCGCATCGACAACAAGGAGAGCCGCCAAGTCACCCAGTGCAAGCGCAAGGGCGGGCTCCTAAAGAAGGCCTCGGAGCTCCATCTCCTCTGTGGTGCCCAAGTCGCCATCATCGTCTTCAAGAGAAGGGACCCCGAAAGAAAGGAGGTGCCCGTTCCGCCCCGCGGCCAACGCGACGACGGCGGCCTTGCCTTCGCGATGGGCACCCCCTCCGTCGACCACGTCCTCCACCGCTGTGGCCTGCTCCACGCCGACGAGGGCCTCACCGCGATCCAGGATGTGGGCGCCATCGCCGCAGAGCGTGCCGTTATGGAGGCGAGAGCGGGGCAGACCGAGCAGACCAGGGCGCTCGTGGAGGCGGAGAAGGCGCGGAATGACGCCATCGGGCAGAAGGTGCTGCAGGCCGTGGAGGTGACCGGGAGGCGGTTCTGGTGGGAAGTGGACGTCGGGGTGCTCGGCGAGGCCGAGCTTCCGGTCTTTACTTCGCAGCTCCAGCGCCTCAGGGACAGCGTGCGGCTCCAAGCCAACAAATCGCGGACCTCTGCTACCCCGGCCGGGGTGGCGGCGCCGTGGCTTCCGCTGGGATAG
- the LOC100282117 gene encoding uncharacterized protein LOC100282117, whose translation MVKPGKRTSRGRQKIEIRRIDNKESRQVTQCKRKGGLLKKASELHLLCGAQVAIIVFKRRDPERKEVPVPPRGQRDDGGLAFAMGTPSVDHVLHRCGLLHADEGLTAIQDVGAIAAERAVMEARAGQTEQTRALVEAEKARNDAIGQKVLQAVEVTGRRFWWEVDVGVLGEAELPVFTSQLQRLRDSVRLQANKSRTSATPAGVAAPWLPLG comes from the coding sequence ATGGTGAAGCCGGGAAAGAGAACGAGCAGGGGGCGCCAGAAAATTGAGATCCGCCGCATCGACAACAAGGAGAGCCGCCAAGTCACCCAGTGCAAGCGCAAGGGCGGGCTCCTAAAGAAGGCCTCGGAGCTCCATCTCCTCTGTGGTGCCCAAGTCGCCATCATCGTCTTCAAGAGAAGGGACCCCGAAAGAAAGGAGGTGCCCGTTCCGCCCCGCGGCCAACGCGACGACGGCGGCCTTGCCTTCGCGATGGGCACCCCCTCCGTCGACCACGTCCTCCACCGCTGTGGCCTGCTCCACGCCGACGAGGGCCTCACCGCGATCCAGGATGTGGGCGCCATCGCCGCAGAGCGTGCCGTTATGGAGGCGAGAGCGGGGCAGACCGAGCAGACCAGGGCGCTCGTGGAGGCGGAGAAGGCGCGGAATGACGCCATCGGGCAGAAGGTGCTGCAGGCCGTGGAGGTGACCGGGAGGCGGTTCTGGTGGGAAGTGGACGTCGGGGTGCTCGGCGAGGCCGAGCTTCCGGTCTTTACTTCGCAGCTCCAGCGCCTCAGGGACAGCGTGCGGCTCCAAGCCAACAAATCGCGGACCTCTGCTACCCCGGCCGGGGTGGCGGCGCCGTGGCTTCCGCTGGGATAG
- the LOC100275953 gene encoding uncharacterized protein LOC100275953, with the protein MGSLGPTVSLSIMARPGGQQPAEMERKKDSGVFFGGGCGFRMPLHYPRYKKADYESMPEWRVDCLLREYGLPADGDVDSKRRFAMGAFLWPDQY; encoded by the coding sequence ATGGGATCCCTGGGCCCCACAGTGAGCTTGAGCATCATGGCCAGGCCAGGCGGCCAGCAGCCGGCGGAGATGGAGAGGAAGAAGGACAGCGGTGTCTTCTTCGGTGGGGGCTGCGGCTTCCGGATGCCGCTGCACTACCCGCGCTACAAGAAGGCGGACTACGAGAGCATGCCGGAGTGGCGCGTCGACTGCCTGCTCCGCGAGTACGGCCTTCCCGCCGACGGCGACGTCGACAGCAAGCGCCGCTTCGCCATGGGCGCCTTCCTCTGGCCCGACCAGTACTGA